TATCCTAATGTGCTTCAAATGGACGCGATACTGCCGGCTACCGTGTTGAGCGTGGAAAGATTACAGCAGGCACAAATCGTTTTGGGAGAGGAATTTAGCAGGAAGCGAATAGAGGCGCTTTTAGAAGAGATCCAGAAAGTAAGTGAAGGAATCCGACAGAGGTGAATACATTTGGTGAGAAGGATTTCTTCTGTCATTGGACTTTTTTCGGCTAAGGGAGGCGTAGGAAAGACAGTTCTAGCCGTGAATTTGGCAACTTTCTCGGCAAACTGCTGAAAGGAAGAGTTGCTCTCATGGAGGTTGGTGGAGCGATACCGACGCTTCACCTTTACTTTGATTTGCCAGAACCAAAGATTCCACCTAGCAAAATAGTCACTGGCGGAGGCCGGATAGAAGAGGTAATCACAAAGTACGGGAATATCCTGGATATCGTTTCTCTCTCGTTTGACTATGGATCTGAAAGTGAGATAGGAATGATAATAGACCTTTTGCGTGAGAGATATCCTCTCATAATTCTCGATTCTCCACCAGGATTAGGAATGGAGGTCCACTCCAGTCTCAGAGCTTGTACCGAAATAATTATTGTCTGTCAGCCGAAAATCCCCTCCGTGTTACAGGCTCTACAAACGTGTAAAATTGCAGAGAAGTGGCGTGTTCCGATCGAGCGCGTTATCATCAACCGTGTTCAGGGGGGAAATTTTGAAATCTCTCCAACAGATTTGCGGAAGACATTTGGTGGCGCCGTGATTTCCATAGTTCCAGAAGACCCCAGGATGCCAGAAAGTGTGACTAAGGGCAAGCCGTTAGTCATCCTAGACCCGGCCTCACCTGCCGCTCAGGAGATAAATAGGATAGCCCGCAGCATTGCTACAAAGATAAAAAAGAACATGAAACTCCTCTATGCCGTAAAATAGATTTCATCCACTTCTCATTTTTTCAACTATCCCCTTCAGTGCGATTTCCTTTCTTGATCGGATTTTCTCATCGAACACAACGAGTAATTTTTCGGCTTCTTGGGTACCAATTTGCCATAGATCAACGTATATTTGAGCGATCGGGGCTGACTGGTTCTGACTTACGCTTTCAATGTGAGAATCTTTTTCGAGCACCACAAGATTTGGTCTTCTACTTTCTCTTTTAGGGAATTTTGTAGAAATTTTCTGAGGATCTCCATAAACATAAACTTCTGAGTACAGCGGGGTTTCCCCTATCTTTCGCGCGTAACCCGAAAATGCTGTGAAAATTGTGCCGGAAGGGAGCTCGCTCTCGATTTCTTTGACTTTATGCGGAACGTAAGTCAAGAAGCATATGTCTTTATGCAAGTCTCTTGTACACGCCCAGTAAGTGAGGACCTTTTGAACATTTATCACACGGAAGCCCATGGGCTTCTTTTCGACTCCATGAAATCTGTGGAGTTCTCTTACGACTTTATTCACGGTGTCTAAGGAGATTTGACATTTTTCGGCGATCGATTTTTGCGTCATGTACGGTTCGTCGAGTTCAAGTGTTCTATACAAAATCTCCCTGAAAACAATGTTTTTTCTACTCATTTCCTACCTTTTAAAAATAAATTGAGGTTATTTAAATAGCTTTAAAAATGGGGATATCGTCAGGATAAGATTTCCTTCGCCGCTTCAATCAGCTTTTTGAAATCCACTTCTTGAAGTTTTTGTCCTAAGCCGATACCCGGACAATCGTCGTAGATTTCAAACACAATACCCTTTTCTGTTTTTCTAACAAAGAACGGATACAGTCTGCATACTAGTGGTCTGTGTTCGTATATCGTACATGCCCCGTTTTTCAGGAAAATGCATGCTCCTCCTCTCCTCTTCATCTTGTATTTGAACTTTCCTGCTCCAGAAATCGGACTAGCAAATTGCATAGGATGCATGTCTGTGACATTCGAAATTTTTTCAACTTCTTTTTCAAGCAAATAAATTACTCGGCTTCTGTGCGGGGCGTCACCACAACATCTAGCACATCTCTGACACTCAAACTGAACATTTTTGGGTATGTCTATGTTCATCCAAGACTCATTCTTCGTATGGACTTAAAAGTTTATTTGGCACTGGAAGAAACTAGTATGATAAGCATGCAGGCAATCGTGTATATTCGGACTACTCCTGGAAAGGCTCTGAAAGCCTTGGAAAAGATAAAGAAAATACCCCAAGTTAGATTCGCCGCTGCTACCACTGGTAGATTTGACATCGTGGTTAGGGTCGAAGTTTCGGATATACGCGAACTAGGCGAATGCGTAGTAAACGAGATACAGAAAATCGAAGGAGTTACGTACACAGAGACCGCTGTGATCGTTACAACATAAAATAAAACTTGCGAATGTGGCTCCTTCCGTGCACAACTGTTAGAACATAATAGATTTTAAGAAAGTGTGCAGAACTCTGAAGATTAGATGGAAATCCCAAAAGAGTACCGTCCACTTGAAGTAGAACCTAAATGGCAGAAAAAGTGGGAAGAATGGGGAATATACAGATTTCGGCGAGAGGACCGACATAGTCCAACATATGTTATCGATACGCCCCCACCCTATCCTTCTGGTGAATTTCACATGGGTACTGCCTTAAACTGGACCTACATTGATATTGTCGCACGTTACAAGCGGATGAGAGGCTATAACGTTTTCTTCCCTCAAGGATGGGATTGTCACGGGCTTCCGACAGAAGTTCAGGTTGAGAAGATTTACAAAATCAGGAAGGGAGATTTGCCACCCGACAAGTTCCGCGAGTTATGCATTCAGTTAACTGAAAATAACATAGCACATATGAAAGAGGAAATGAAATCGATGGGCTTTTCCATAGATTGGTCTACCGAGTACCGAACGATGGATCCAGATTACTATGGCAAGACGCAGCTTTCTTTTGTTCTTCTTTACAAAAAAGGCCTGATTTACCGTGGAGAACACCCAGTGAACTGGTGTCCACGCTGCGAGACCGCCATCGCCGACGCCGAGGTAGAATATGAAGAGAGAGAAACGTCTCTGTATTACATAAGTTTTGAATTAGACAGTGGGGAGAAAATCCCAATAGCCACCACGAGACCCGAATTTCTACCAGCGTGCGTGGCTGTGGCCGTTCATCCGGAGGATGATAGGTATCGTGGACTTCCCGGCAGAAAGATAAAAGTTCCTCCATTCTGGAATGAAGTACCGATAATAGAAGACCAAGAAGTAGATCCCGAGTTTGGCACCGGAGTAGTGATGATCTGTACTTTCGGGGACAAGACTGATGTGAGATGGGTTAAACGTCACAACCTCCCCGTTATCAGGCTTTTGGACGAGAGAGGACGAATAACTGAAGCCGGTAAAAAGTACTCCGGAATGTCCCTAGAAGAATGCAGACGAGCGGTTCTTGAGGATCTAAAAACGGCCGGGCTTGTTTTTAAGGAAGAAAGGATACGGCAAAATGTTGGTCTATGCTGGCGTTGTAAAACTCCGGTTGAGATCCTCTCTAAACCGCAGTGGTTCTTAAGGGTCTTGGATCTAAACCCGCTAGCAATCAAAAAGGCTAAGGAGGTAAGATGGGTGCCATCTCACATGCTTTTCAGATTCATCAATTGGGCGGAATCGATGGACTGGGATTGGGTAATATCTAGGCAAAGGATATTTGCTACGCCTATACCCGCATGGTATTGTGCCAATTGTGGAGCTCCGATCGTTGCGAGCGAGAAGCAACTGCCTGTGATTCCCTGGAGAGATCCACCCCCTGTGGAAAAGTGCCCTCACTGTGGAGGGAAAAACTTCAAACCGGAAACCGACGTGCTGGATACCTGGATGGATAGTTCCATCACCATCTGCGTGCACGCTGGTTGGCCGGATATGGATCCTCGATTGTATCCTGCTGACTTGCAACCGAATGGAACTGATATCATAAGAACCTGGGATTACTATCTGATGATCCGTCATCTCGCTCTTCTTGGTGAAAAGCCGTATAGAACAGTCCTGATCAATGGCATGGTTGTCGGAGAAGACGGAAGGAAGATGTCGAAATCCCTGGGAAACTATGTCGATACTAGCATGGCTAGGTCAAAATGGGGTGCCGATGCTCTCAGACAGTGGGCAGCCATAGGAGCTTCCACGGGTTCTGATGTTCCATTCAGCTGGAAAGATGTTGAGTTCGGCCATAAATTCATGCAAAAGCTTTGGAACGCTTTCCGGTTTTCATCGAAATTTTTAGTAGGTGCCAAGAATCTAAATCCATCTAAGCTAAAATTCTCTCCTGTAGATAGATGGATATTGAGCAAATATCAGAGGCTGGTTGAAGGAGTCACGGAGCACCTTGAAAATTTTGAATTTTGCCATGCTCTGCGAAAAATCTACACTTTTGTCTGGCATGATTTATGCGACAATTATTTGGAGGCCGTGAAATACAGACTGTACAGCAAAGACGAGACAGCCGAGGCTGCGAGATTTACTCTTTATGAAATTTTCCTCGGCATAACAAAACTGCTCGCACCGTTTATCCCACACTTTGCTGAGGAGGTCTTCCAAACTTTCTTTTCAAGAGATTTTCCGGAGATTATAAGCGTACATCTCTCAGAATGGCCGAAAGCAAAGCCAGAATTCATAGACAAAGAGAGCGAAAGGCTTGGTGAAATGTTTTGTGCCGTGGTTGGCGCCTTAAGACAGTTCAAAGCTCGGGAAAGGATGCCTTTGAATGCCGCGATAAGCAAGGCAATATTCTATACTTCGCCACAAATCGCCGAAGACTTGGAAAAACTAAAGTCCGACATTTCTGGAACTCTCAGGATTTTGGAGCTCTCAATCTCTATCTCTTCGCCAGAAATAGAGGAAGATATAGAAAGAGTTGAGTTAAACATCGAACGCGTCGGACCAAAATTTAGATCGGACCTAGAGATTCTTAAAGAAGCCCTAGAAAAATCAGACCCCAAGGATATCTATTCTGGCGTTATGAGTGGTGGCGTGACAATCTGTTACAAAGGAAAGGAATTCAAACTAGACCCGGGAGACCTAAAATTTTTGAGAACCGTTTCCTCTGCCGATGGAAAGAAAGTCGTACTAGTAGAGGAATTTCCAATCACCATTGTTTTGCCTTTATGAGCTTCCTTTGACCACACTTATGACTAAAATCAGAACAAAAAGCAAGAAAAACAGTATCATTGTGTAAAGTTGAATTCTATGATATCTCTTCTGCTGTTTCCTTAGAATTTCCTCGCAGGATGGAGAACAGATAAACTTGTCGGGCGGAACTGGTTTTCCACACACTACACAGTGTCTATGATCCTCGACCAATTTTATTCACCTGGCTCGATGACAGTTCCAGAATGGGGGTTTCCGGCCAAGATGTCTGGAAGTTTCTCTATTTCCTCTTTTCCCAACACCACACACTTTAATCTATGTAAATGTATGAGCTTTGCTGCAACCGGATCGATTATCACGTTCATTCCGGGCAAGAATTTTATTTTTCCAAAAAGATTCATGAGGTCTGCAGTCTTCATGACTTTGATTTTCTGCGCATCCGGGTATAGCTTCGGATCCTTATCATATATGCCATCCACGTTTGATATGAAAATGAGTAACTCCGACCCAACCGAAGAAGCGAGCGTTGCAGCTACCGCATCCGTTGTCTGACCCGGAGTCGTTCCCCCCATGATTGGTATTTTTCCACTTGCCAACACAATTGTTGCCTCCTCAACCGTCTCTATTGGCTTTTGTTCGCAAATTTCACCCAACGCCAGCCCCAAAAATCTCGCATTCAGTCTGGTGATTAAGATTCCTAGCTCGTCCAGTTTGCTGCTGGGAAGCAGCAGTTTGCGTCCTTCTTCGATATACATTCTCGCTGGCTTTCCGCCGCCAACGACCAACGATATCTCATGACCATCTTCCTTCAACTTGCGTAACACCTCCGCAAGCTTTTTCACAAATTTTCCATCCGGTCCGTCGGGAGCCAACACGGATCCACCTATGCAAATTGTTATCCTCAATTCTTCACCTCCTCAAAGATTTCCTTTTTAACAAATAAACCACAATGGCACCGCCCCATTGTGCGAATCTCTTCTTCGTGCCATCTACACGGACATATCTTGGGTTGGTCTTCCGCAGGATTTCCTGTCAATGCCCTGCATGGACAGTATTGGTACCCATGCCTCTTTTTATTCTCCAACAATCCACGCAGTATCATGTTTACTATTCCCTCGTCTGGATTCAGAGAATATCCTTTCATTCTCGCGTATCTCTCCATCCTTTTTCTGAGTTCATATATCTCCTGATCCATCAGAATTCAAATTAACTATCTTGCTTTAAATAGGCTGGAATATGAGGTCTGGAAAAACAGGATTGATTAAAATATTTGTAAAAATCACGTTTAGATTATCGATCTTGGCTGGGATTTCCTGACCGGTATATATTCTAGCGAAAGCTCCAGCGTAGTTTAGAAACACAATGTAGTAGTTCCAGAACTCGCGGAAGTCGATATTGGCGTTTTCAAATGTTATCCAGTCCTCATTCTCAAAACGTGCCCAACCTGTTTTAGCTCTCCAGCTCATTATGTACGAGATTCGTGCGTTATTTTCGTCTATGGCGTTTATTCTAAGTTCCAAGTTTTCGATCTGATCTAAGTTCCTTGTGTAAAACTCTATTCTTCGTATGGGATAATTCTCGATGAGCAAAGTAAAACTCATG
This region of Candidatus Hadarchaeales archaeon genomic DNA includes:
- a CDS encoding YkgJ family cysteine cluster protein; translation: MNIDIPKNVQFECQRCARCCGDAPHRSRVIYLLEKEVEKISNVTDMHPMQFASPISGAGKFKYKMKRRGGACIFLKNGACTIYEHRPLVCRLYPFFVRKTEKGIVFEIYDDCPGIGLGQKLQEVDFKKLIEAAKEILS
- a CDS encoding Lrp/AsnC ligand binding domain-containing protein, translated to MISMQAIVYIRTTPGKALKALEKIKKIPQVRFAAATTGRFDIVVRVEVSDIRELGECVVNEIQKIEGVTYTETAVIVTT
- a CDS encoding valine--tRNA ligase, with the translated sequence MEIPKEYRPLEVEPKWQKKWEEWGIYRFRREDRHSPTYVIDTPPPYPSGEFHMGTALNWTYIDIVARYKRMRGYNVFFPQGWDCHGLPTEVQVEKIYKIRKGDLPPDKFRELCIQLTENNIAHMKEEMKSMGFSIDWSTEYRTMDPDYYGKTQLSFVLLYKKGLIYRGEHPVNWCPRCETAIADAEVEYEERETSLYYISFELDSGEKIPIATTRPEFLPACVAVAVHPEDDRYRGLPGRKIKVPPFWNEVPIIEDQEVDPEFGTGVVMICTFGDKTDVRWVKRHNLPVIRLLDERGRITEAGKKYSGMSLEECRRAVLEDLKTAGLVFKEERIRQNVGLCWRCKTPVEILSKPQWFLRVLDLNPLAIKKAKEVRWVPSHMLFRFINWAESMDWDWVISRQRIFATPIPAWYCANCGAPIVASEKQLPVIPWRDPPPVEKCPHCGGKNFKPETDVLDTWMDSSITICVHAGWPDMDPRLYPADLQPNGTDIIRTWDYYLMIRHLALLGEKPYRTVLINGMVVGEDGRKMSKSLGNYVDTSMARSKWGADALRQWAAIGASTGSDVPFSWKDVEFGHKFMQKLWNAFRFSSKFLVGAKNLNPSKLKFSPVDRWILSKYQRLVEGVTEHLENFEFCHALRKIYTFVWHDLCDNYLEAVKYRLYSKDETAEAARFTLYEIFLGITKLLAPFIPHFAEEVFQTFFSRDFPEIISVHLSEWPKAKPEFIDKESERLGEMFCAVVGALRQFKARERMPLNAAISKAIFYTSPQIAEDLEKLKSDISGTLRILELSISISSPEIEEDIERVELNIERVGPKFRSDLEILKEALEKSDPKDIYSGVMSGGVTICYKGKEFKLDPGDLKFLRTVSSADGKKVVLVEEFPITIVLPL
- a CDS encoding DUF2116 family Zn-ribbon domain-containing protein, with product MVEDHRHCVVCGKPVPPDKFICSPSCEEILRKQQKRYHRIQLYTMILFFLLFVLILVISVVKGSS
- the pyrH gene encoding UMP kinase, which gives rise to MRITICIGGSVLAPDGPDGKFVKKLAEVLRKLKEDGHEISLVVGGGKPARMYIEEGRKLLLPSSKLDELGILITRLNARFLGLALGEICEQKPIETVEEATIVLASGKIPIMGGTTPGQTTDAVAATLASSVGSELLIFISNVDGIYDKDPKLYPDAQKIKVMKTADLMNLFGKIKFLPGMNVIIDPVAAKLIHLHRLKCVVLGKEEIEKLPDILAGNPHSGTVIEPGE
- a CDS encoding ferredoxin-thioredoxin reductase catalytic domain-containing protein encodes the protein MDQEIYELRKRMERYARMKGYSLNPDEGIVNMILRGLLENKKRHGYQYCPCRALTGNPAEDQPKICPCRWHEEEIRTMGRCHCGLFVKKEIFEEVKN